Within the Merismopedia glauca CCAP 1448/3 genome, the region TCGCTATCTGGATTTTGAGCGCCAAGTTTGAGCAATTGCTGATAGATACTTTGACGATCTGATTCTGGGTAGAGATCGACTTTGTTAAAGACTAAAATTAATGGTTTTTGAGCTTGACGTAACTCACACAAAGCTTGATATTCGGTGCGCGTCAGATCTCCAGCAATGACGAAGAGGATGAGATCTGCTTGACGAACAACTTGTTTAGCCATTTGCGATCGCGCTTCCCCGTTAATTTCATCTAATCCTGGGGTATCGATCAACTCTATTTGAACTTTACTACTATTTTGGGGTGTCCAATACACCGAACGGGGCCATTGTGTCACACCATGCAGAGGACCAGTTTGTAAGACTTTTTGACCGATTAAACCGTTTATAACTGCCGATTTACCCCTACTAACTAAGCCAAACGCCGCAATCCGAATTACTCCTTGCTCCAGCTTATCTAGACTACTTTCTAAAATTTGTAATTCACCCCGCAAAGCAGCCGATAGATCCGATTTTCTGAATTGACGCAGCCTGCTGTACCAAGAAAGAGTTTGCCGCAAACTAGCACGGGCGCGGTTAAAATGGGATTCTTCCTGATTCTGGCTAGCGTTCATAAAATAATTCAGTTTTTCTTTTCTAAGCTGTTGTATATCTTATTTCCCTTCTTCCTTCTTCCTTCTTCCTTCTTCCCTCTTCCTTATATCTTTAAATCAATTAAACTCAAGCAAACCCTAGTATCTACAAGCTGATTGCTGACAGATATTCTTTCACCTGTTACCCAAGCTTCTTTTGGTTCAAATCGATACATCCGACGGGGAGAGTCGTTTAAATAATCAACCGCAGTGCGATTAATTGGGTTTCTGGCTCGTGGTTTCAAAAGTTGCAACCCAAACTCAGTATCATCACCATCTAACTCTGATGCTACCCCAGAAAAATATAATCCTTCGGGACTACCTTCTGGAAAAGTAGTATTAAAAATTGAAATTGCAGCACGCCCATTATTAGAGTAGAGGTTTTGGGAATGTTGAGATGCGATCGCCGAACTCCAGTAAATGTTTAAATTGTCGTCAAAAGCAAAAAACAAAGGCGATACCCAGGGAATACCATCAACAGAACAAGTTGAAAGGGTGCAGTAGATATTATTAGCGATAATTCCCTGAGCTTGTCTAATAACGTCTGCATTTTGAGAGTTGGCGGTATTTACCCAACCGTTGGTAGCGGTGGCGATTTCCATAAGGGATAGCCCAATCTATCGGTAACTCAAATCCTACACGACCATTTCCCCTTTGAGTGAGGTGGATATTAATTTTTGTTAAAAACACAATTTTGTAAAATTGGATACAGAATTTTTCTGTTATATTAGGAATATAAAGAAACAAAGAGGTTTATCCCTATGTCCACCGAACAGCAAGCTCG harbors:
- a CDS encoding pyridoxamine 5'-phosphate oxidase family protein, which translates into the protein MEIATATNGWVNTANSQNADVIRQAQGIIANNIYCTLSTCSVDGIPWVSPLFFAFDDNLNIYWSSAIASQHSQNLYSNNGRAAISIFNTTFPEGSPEGLYFSGVASELDGDDTEFGLQLLKPRARNPINRTAVDYLNDSPRRMYRFEPKEAWVTGERISVSNQLVDTRVCLSLIDLKI